The following proteins come from a genomic window of Nautilia profundicola AmH:
- the leuC gene encoding 3-isopropylmalate dehydratase large subunit — translation MPMTITEKIFAEHIGREVKPGEIIMCDVDMTIGNDITTPISIRAFNESGAEKLAKPDNFAIVLDHFIPPKDIASANQAKINRDFAYKHDLKNFFDEKDMGIEHRLLPEKGLVIPGDVIIGADSHTCTHGALGAFSTGMGSTDIAFCMITGKSWFKIPESIKVVFKGERGEHVYGKDLILELIRRIGVDGALYKALEFTGEVIENLPMDDRMSLCNMAIEAGAKNGIVAYDKITEAFLEEVKKYNPLRSEPKIHYSDPDANYSQVIEIDVNKLEPLVAYPFLPSNGKPISQAVKDDIEIDQVYIGSCTNGTLSDLRIAAEILKGKRVHRRVRLIVTPATQRIYKQAEHEGILDILIDAGAVVANPTCGACLGGYMGILGDGERAVATTNRNFRGRMGSRSSEVYLSNSAVAAASAIAGKIADPRDL, via the coding sequence ATGCCTATGACCATTACTGAAAAGATTTTTGCCGAGCACATAGGCCGCGAGGTTAAACCGGGTGAAATTATTATGTGCGATGTAGATATGACAATTGGAAACGATATTACAACACCTATTTCAATCAGAGCTTTTAATGAAAGCGGTGCAGAAAAACTTGCAAAACCTGATAATTTCGCAATCGTTTTAGACCACTTTATCCCTCCAAAAGATATTGCAAGCGCAAACCAGGCTAAAATCAACAGAGATTTTGCATATAAACACGATCTTAAAAACTTTTTTGACGAAAAAGATATGGGAATTGAGCATAGATTACTACCTGAAAAAGGTCTTGTAATCCCAGGTGACGTTATTATCGGTGCGGATTCTCACACATGTACGCATGGGGCTTTAGGAGCATTTTCTACAGGTATGGGTTCTACCGATATAGCATTTTGTATGATTACCGGAAAAAGCTGGTTTAAAATTCCTGAAAGCATCAAAGTTGTATTTAAAGGTGAAAGAGGCGAGCATGTTTACGGAAAAGATCTAATTTTAGAGCTTATCAGAAGAATAGGTGTTGACGGAGCATTATACAAAGCTCTTGAATTCACGGGAGAAGTTATTGAAAACCTGCCTATGGATGACAGAATGAGCCTTTGTAACATGGCTATTGAAGCGGGAGCTAAAAACGGAATTGTTGCATATGACAAAATCACAGAAGCGTTTTTAGAAGAAGTTAAAAAATACAATCCTTTAAGAAGCGAGCCTAAAATACACTATTCAGACCCTGACGCAAACTATTCTCAGGTAATTGAAATAGACGTAAACAAACTTGAACCTCTTGTAGCGTATCCGTTCCTTCCAAGTAACGGTAAACCTATCAGCCAGGCTGTAAAAGACGATATCGAAATAGATCAGGTATATATCGGAAGCTGTACAAACGGTACACTTAGCGATCTTAGAATAGCCGCTGAAATACTTAAAGGTAAAAGAGTACACAGAAGAGTAAGACTAATCGTTACTCCTGCAACTCAAAGAATTTACAAACAGGCTGAACATGAAGGAATCCTTGATATCTTAATCGATGCCGGCGCTGTTGTTGCAAACCCTACATGCGGTGCCTGTCTTGGAGGATATATGGGTATCCTTGGTGACGGTGAAAGAGCCGTAGCCACTACAAACAGAAACTTCAGAGGAAGAATGGGAAGCAGAAGCAGCGAAGTATACCTAAGCAACTCCGCAGTTGCCGCAGCAAGTGCAATTGCAGGTAAAATCGCAGATCCGAGAGACCTTTAA
- a CDS encoding metal ABC transporter permease, whose product MWDLIGNSIYAGILISIAIGIIGSLIVINKATSITGSIAHGSFGGIGIGIFLGVNILLSTTIFTLFLALLLAVITIYYKHRADSLIGVIWALGMSVGIIFLNLAPGYNADALSYLFGNILLIEKSDLFMMSGVDLLLLVSIIILYNRFLAMSYDMEFLKVRGINGALLYTYFLVLTSLTIVMSVRAIGIILILALFTIPPLIAEKFTRKFYQMIVLSSFLSAVFIISGILISYFYDLAPTPVIVILAAGGLFLSMFKRN is encoded by the coding sequence GTGTGGGATTTAATAGGAAACTCCATATATGCCGGGATACTAATAAGCATTGCGATAGGAATTATAGGAAGCCTGATAGTTATCAACAAAGCAACCTCAATTACCGGAAGCATTGCTCACGGAAGTTTTGGTGGTATCGGAATCGGTATATTTTTAGGTGTCAATATACTACTTTCGACTACTATTTTTACACTGTTTTTGGCACTGCTTCTTGCAGTAATTACGATCTATTACAAACACCGGGCCGACAGTCTGATAGGTGTAATATGGGCGCTTGGAATGAGTGTGGGTATTATATTTTTAAATCTGGCACCGGGGTATAATGCTGACGCGCTCAGTTATCTTTTCGGGAACATACTTTTAATTGAAAAAAGCGATCTTTTTATGATGAGCGGTGTAGATCTGCTGCTTTTAGTATCAATTATCATTCTTTACAACAGATTTCTGGCAATGAGCTATGATATGGAGTTTCTCAAAGTCAGAGGAATAAACGGGGCTTTATTGTATACCTATTTTTTAGTATTAACTTCCCTTACGATTGTAATGAGCGTACGGGCTATCGGTATTATATTAATCCTGGCGCTTTTTACCATTCCGCCTCTTATTGCGGAAAAATTTACAAGAAAATTTTATCAGATGATCGTTTTAAGCTCATTCCTCTCCGCCGTATTTATTATTAGCGGTATACTGATAAGCTATTTTTATGATTTGGCCCCGACACCGGTTATCGTTATACTTGCGGCTGGGGGGCTGTTTTTGAGTATGTTTAAAAGAAATTAG
- a CDS encoding agmatine deiminase family protein, which produces MNYLIPEWEKQEFVQLVFPHKDTDWNCCLNKAIDTFTEIAYSIAQYEKVLVCYQDENTIKHLKHKNFIFKKVQNNDTWTRDFGAISIKKDNEVKLLDFKFNGWGLKFPANLDNQISRKLFNIDKSYNFVLEGGSIDTNGKTLLTTSQCLLEANRNYPLTKDEIEKFLKNELFIEEIIWLNHGFLEGDDTDSHIDTLARFIDEDTIVYCKCEDKNDIHYKELSLMEKELKKTKFNIIPLPLPEPRIWDNHRLPATYANFLIINNAVLLPVYDSKDDKYIYDLFCELFPNRDIIPINANTLIKQHGSIHCITKEYFSYALK; this is translated from the coding sequence ATGAATTATCTAATACCGGAGTGGGAAAAGCAGGAATTTGTACAGCTTGTATTTCCACATAAAGATACAGACTGGAACTGCTGTTTAAATAAAGCAATTGACACATTTACAGAAATAGCCTACTCCATTGCACAATATGAAAAAGTACTTGTCTGTTATCAGGATGAAAATACTATCAAACATTTAAAACACAAAAATTTTATATTTAAAAAAGTACAAAACAATGACACCTGGACAAGAGATTTCGGAGCCATTAGCATAAAAAAAGACAATGAAGTAAAACTTCTCGATTTTAAATTTAACGGCTGGGGACTTAAATTTCCTGCAAATTTGGATAATCAGATATCACGTAAACTGTTTAATATTGATAAAAGCTATAATTTTGTACTCGAAGGAGGTAGTATAGATACGAACGGCAAAACACTACTTACCACTTCTCAGTGCCTCTTAGAGGCTAATAGAAACTATCCTTTAACAAAAGATGAAATAGAAAAGTTTTTGAAAAACGAGCTTTTTATAGAAGAAATTATATGGTTAAATCATGGCTTTTTAGAAGGTGATGATACCGATTCTCATATCGATACACTTGCAAGATTTATTGATGAAGATACAATTGTATACTGTAAATGTGAAGATAAAAACGATATACACTATAAAGAACTATCTTTAATGGAAAAAGAGCTAAAAAAAACAAAATTCAATATTATTCCCCTGCCGCTTCCGGAACCAAGAATATGGGATAACCACCGTCTGCCTGCCACATACGCAAACTTTTTAATAATAAATAATGCAGTGTTACTGCCGGTATATGACAGTAAAGATGATAAATATATATATGACCTGTTTTGTGAGCTGTTTCCAAACAGAGACATTATTCCAATTAATGCAAATACATTAATAAAACAGCACGGTTCAATTCATTGCATTACAAAAGAGTATTTTTCATATGCTTTAAAATAA
- a CDS encoding RluA family pseudouridine synthase → MGFIVKEFEIKDEKVLDFLVKKLGFNVREAKRAIDRGRVSVNDKRITKKSQRATGRLKCIVFEPNGYGLKPIFETTHFAVFDKPSGVAIHPKKLANTKSLLDDVRSLWGNDANLVHRLDKETSGLVMASKNKFSESVLKKAFQDKEIQKKYLALVKGHLEKDLTIKKPIAVNKDENIKVKVMIHPEGKESVTIIKPIKKIGENTLVECIPLTGRQHQIRVHLFSIGHPIVGDPLYGVDNEFADRYLNKLIDEKERIEKTGAKRLMLHAYYLEFMFMNNKYVITSRSFEKELSEN, encoded by the coding sequence ATGGGCTTCATTGTCAAAGAATTTGAAATAAAAGATGAAAAAGTCCTCGATTTTTTAGTCAAAAAACTGGGTTTCAACGTACGCGAAGCCAAAAGGGCGATTGACAGGGGAAGAGTAAGCGTAAACGATAAAAGAATTACGAAAAAATCTCAAAGAGCTACAGGCAGACTAAAATGTATAGTATTCGAACCTAACGGCTACGGACTAAAACCGATATTTGAAACAACACACTTCGCCGTATTTGACAAACCAAGCGGCGTGGCGATACATCCTAAAAAACTCGCCAATACAAAGAGCCTGCTTGATGATGTTAGATCTTTATGGGGGAATGATGCGAACCTCGTACACAGACTCGATAAAGAAACAAGCGGCCTTGTAATGGCCAGCAAAAACAAATTCAGCGAATCTGTCCTAAAAAAAGCCTTTCAGGATAAAGAAATTCAAAAAAAATACCTGGCTTTGGTAAAAGGACACCTTGAAAAAGATCTGACAATCAAAAAACCTATTGCCGTTAATAAAGATGAAAACATTAAAGTAAAAGTGATGATCCATCCTGAAGGAAAAGAATCGGTTACGATAATCAAACCGATTAAAAAAATAGGTGAAAACACACTTGTGGAATGCATTCCGCTTACAGGCAGACAGCATCAGATAAGAGTCCATCTTTTCAGCATTGGCCATCCGATAGTAGGGGATCCGCTATACGGGGTTGATAACGAATTTGCCGACAGATACTTAAATAAACTGATTGATGAAAAAGAACGTATTGAAAAAACGGGAGCAAAAAGGCTTATGCTTCATGCTTATTATCTTGAATTTATGTTTATGAATAACAAATATGTAATTACAAGCAGATCTTTTGAGAAAGAATTAAGCGAAAATTAA
- the purB gene encoding adenylosuccinate lyase — MVERYAREEMKKLWDMNAKYKAWLDVEIAAVKAWNKLGLIPDEDAKKIEQNAKFDIKRIDEIERETKHDVIAFLTSVAESLGEESRWVHYGMTSSDTIDTAVALQMRDSLKIIIDDVKMVMESIKKRAMEHKYTLMVGRSHGIHGEPITFGLVLSIWYDEMKRHLKNLEETLEVISVGKISGAMGNFAHAPVELEELTCEFLGLKPAPISNQVIQRDRYARLASALGLLASTVEKIAVNIRHFQRTEVYEAEEFFSKGQKGSSAMPHKRNPVLSENITGLARIIRSYTVPAMENVALWHERDISHSSTERFWLPDAFITTDFMLHRLNNIIANLVVYPENMMKNLNLTGGLVFSQRVLLELPKRGVSREDAYKIVQRNAMKVWEEIQKGHAPLNEKGESLFLENLLKDEDLKKYLSDEEIRGLFDYDYYTRNVDRIYKRVYGE; from the coding sequence ATGGTTGAAAGATACGCAAGAGAAGAAATGAAAAAACTCTGGGATATGAACGCAAAGTATAAAGCGTGGCTTGATGTGGAAATAGCGGCGGTGAAAGCGTGGAATAAACTTGGGCTTATTCCTGATGAAGACGCAAAAAAAATCGAACAAAACGCTAAATTTGACATTAAAAGAATAGATGAAATCGAAAGAGAAACAAAACACGACGTTATCGCATTCTTAACAAGTGTGGCGGAGAGCCTCGGGGAAGAGAGCAGATGGGTTCATTACGGTATGACTTCAAGTGACACTATCGATACCGCGGTTGCACTTCAGATGAGAGATTCACTTAAAATAATTATCGATGATGTAAAAATGGTAATGGAATCAATCAAAAAAAGAGCCATGGAGCATAAATATACTTTGATGGTCGGAAGAAGTCACGGTATTCACGGTGAGCCGATTACATTCGGACTTGTTTTGTCAATCTGGTATGATGAAATGAAAAGACATCTTAAAAACCTTGAAGAAACGCTTGAAGTAATCAGTGTCGGTAAAATCAGCGGTGCTATGGGTAACTTCGCACATGCTCCTGTTGAGCTTGAAGAGCTTACGTGTGAATTTTTAGGTCTCAAACCTGCACCGATTTCAAATCAGGTAATCCAAAGGGACAGATACGCAAGACTTGCGTCAGCTCTTGGACTTCTCGCTTCTACAGTTGAGAAAATTGCAGTAAATATCAGACATTTCCAAAGAACGGAAGTTTATGAAGCTGAAGAATTTTTCTCAAAAGGGCAAAAAGGTTCTTCCGCAATGCCTCATAAAAGAAATCCTGTTTTAAGCGAAAATATCACAGGACTTGCGAGAATCATCAGAAGTTATACGGTTCCTGCAATGGAAAACGTGGCACTTTGGCATGAAAGAGATATAAGCCACAGCTCAACCGAAAGATTCTGGCTTCCTGATGCGTTTATTACGACTGATTTTATGCTACACAGACTAAACAACATTATTGCAAACCTTGTCGTATATCCGGAAAACATGATGAAAAACCTAAACCTGACAGGTGGACTTGTGTTTTCTCAAAGAGTTCTGCTTGAACTTCCTAAAAGAGGTGTCAGCAGAGAAGACGCATACAAAATCGTTCAAAGAAACGCTATGAAAGTATGGGAAGAGATTCAAAAAGGACACGCCCCTCTAAATGAAAAAGGTGAAAGTCTTTTCCTTGAAAACTTATTAAAAGACGAAGATCTTAAAAAATATCTGAGTGATGAAGAAATCAGAGGACTTTTCGATTATGATTACTATACAAGAAATGTGGACAGAATTTATAAAAGAGTTTACGGGGAGTAA
- the tatB gene encoding Sec-independent protein translocase protein TatB — translation MPDMGFTEILFIAVIAIIVLGPDKLPEAMVQIGRFVGKIKKMWRDATADIRKELELEEMKEEMQKYKKQLEELQKKVDTDVGEINSGLTSLDDLTAMGKKKDFSDMIK, via the coding sequence ATGCCAGATATGGGATTTACCGAAATACTATTTATTGCCGTTATTGCTATTATTGTTTTAGGTCCGGACAAACTTCCCGAAGCTATGGTTCAAATTGGAAGATTTGTAGGAAAAATTAAAAAAATGTGGAGAGACGCAACGGCTGATATCAGAAAAGAGCTTGAACTTGAAGAAATGAAAGAAGAGATGCAAAAATACAAAAAACAGCTTGAAGAACTGCAGAAAAAAGTGGATACCGACGTCGGAGAGATAAACAGCGGCTTGACTTCACTCGACGATTTAACCGCAATGGGAAAAAAGAAAGATTTTTCGGATATGATTAAATAA
- a CDS encoding hydrolase, with protein sequence MENGELRVELVNFKTSKDYEYNLKRVVETVENSPADFLLFPEVCLTGFDYEKWNEVNLFGEYALKELSKLTKPFALTLIYNNKNYFCLFDSGLKYERAKYNLFGDENRYFEIGSKPEIFEFRGLKCASLVCFELRFLEYWQSFRGVDIIFVPARWGKERIEHFKTLNKALSLSTQSQVISVNSANEYAWGCSFDAWGDGVDVSSERSIVFIDLDKNRKIRKKLNIGIS encoded by the coding sequence ATGGAGAATGGAGAATTAAGGGTTGAACTGGTAAACTTTAAAACTTCAAAAGATTATGAATACAATCTAAAGCGGGTGGTTGAAACAGTTGAAAATTCACCCGCCGATTTTCTTCTTTTTCCTGAAGTGTGTCTTACCGGATTTGATTATGAAAAGTGGAATGAAGTTAACTTATTTGGCGAATATGCTTTAAAAGAACTTTCAAAATTAACCAAACCTTTTGCGCTTACATTAATATATAATAATAAAAATTATTTTTGTTTATTTGATAGCGGCCTTAAATATGAGAGGGCTAAATATAATCTGTTTGGAGATGAAAACAGATATTTTGAAATTGGAAGCAAGCCTGAAATTTTTGAATTTAGAGGTTTAAAATGTGCAAGTCTTGTCTGCTTTGAGCTTAGATTCCTTGAATACTGGCAAAGTTTCAGAGGTGTGGATATTATATTTGTACCCGCAAGATGGGGAAAAGAGAGGATTGAACATTTTAAAACTCTAAATAAAGCCCTTTCGCTATCCACTCAGTCTCAGGTAATTTCGGTAAACAGTGCAAATGAATATGCCTGGGGGTGCAGTTTTGATGCATGGGGTGACGGTGTTGATGTTAGTAGTGAGAGAAGTATTGTGTTTATTGATTTGGATAAAAACAGAAAAATCAGAAAAAAATTAAATATAGGAATATCATGA
- a CDS encoding Fur family transcriptional regulator: MSCENIENLKKTELKIALLLEEKHLLSAKELQNILNVDKATIYRNIKHLLKKQTIREIKNSEGVGFYELNCKIHNPIHPHFECRVCKKIYCLKPFNAEDILSLSNYSEYDIEEIEVIFKGICDECKTVTSEK; this comes from the coding sequence ATGAGTTGTGAAAATATAGAAAATCTTAAAAAAACCGAACTTAAAATAGCTTTGTTGTTAGAAGAAAAACATCTTTTAAGTGCAAAAGAGTTGCAGAATATTTTAAATGTAGATAAAGCCACGATCTATAGGAATATAAAACACCTGCTTAAAAAACAGACAATCAGAGAAATTAAAAACAGTGAAGGTGTGGGCTTTTATGAACTGAACTGTAAAATCCACAATCCTATACATCCGCATTTTGAATGCAGGGTCTGTAAAAAGATCTATTGTCTTAAACCTTTTAACGCCGAGGATATTTTAAGCCTTTCCAATTACAGCGAATACGATATAGAAGAAATAGAAGTTATATTTAAAGGAATATGTGATGAATGCAAAACAGTTACCAGTGAAAAGTGA
- a CDS encoding metal ABC transporter ATP-binding protein gives MKALEVSNLYFKYDKETVLENINFSLEDKEFMAIIGPNGGGKTTLLKLILGFLKPFKGEIKIYGKSPQEVSELIGYVPQHTNFSLDIPITVFDIVLQGRLKKGKFFYNNKDIEKAEEVLKTLKIEEFKNRKIKDLSGGQRQKVLIARALVSEPKIIIMDEPTSAIDPTGQKEILDLIENLEITRVVVSHDIKILLRKVDKIAFINKKAVIHEGPKLNIPKDKHFCEVELIEFLKDETCGI, from the coding sequence ATGAAAGCACTTGAAGTTAGTAACCTTTATTTTAAATACGACAAAGAAACGGTGCTTGAAAATATAAATTTCAGCCTTGAAGACAAAGAATTTATGGCTATAATCGGTCCTAACGGAGGCGGTAAAACGACTCTTTTGAAACTGATACTGGGATTTTTGAAGCCTTTTAAGGGAGAAATTAAAATATACGGCAAATCGCCTCAGGAAGTGAGCGAGCTTATAGGATATGTACCTCAGCACACAAACTTTTCACTTGATATTCCTATTACGGTATTTGACATAGTGCTTCAGGGAAGACTAAAAAAGGGAAAGTTTTTTTACAACAATAAAGACATAGAAAAAGCCGAAGAAGTACTTAAAACACTGAAAATTGAAGAATTTAAAAACAGAAAAATAAAAGACCTTTCAGGGGGACAGAGACAAAAAGTGCTTATTGCCAGGGCACTTGTAAGCGAACCTAAAATAATAATAATGGACGAGCCGACAAGTGCAATCGACCCTACTGGGCAAAAAGAGATTTTGGACCTCATCGAAAACCTTGAGATCACAAGGGTCGTGGTAAGCCATGATATAAAAATACTTCTAAGAAAAGTGGACAAAATTGCCTTTATCAACAAAAAAGCGGTAATTCATGAGGGACCTAAACTAAATATCCCTAAAGATAAACATTTCTGTGAAGTTGAACTTATAGAATTTTTAAAGGATGAAACGTGTGGGATTTAA
- a CDS encoding protein-L-isoaspartate(D-aspartate) O-methyltransferase codes for MSKILADKIADYVELGPREYKAFCEIDRKYFVPAGFERKAYDITPLPLADDSTISSPLTIAKMTSYLELDDVDSVLEIGCGSGYQAAILSKIVRRVFTIDRICRLVEVAKERFKKLGLYNINVKCDDGRFGWRAYAPFDRILLSAYIEDMEKELLSQVKDDGFILAPVKVGNEQVITRFYKDGRKEMLEACEFVPVKKGVVK; via the coding sequence ATGAGTAAAATACTTGCGGATAAAATAGCGGATTATGTTGAACTTGGACCTAGGGAATATAAGGCGTTTTGTGAAATAGACAGAAAATACTTCGTCCCGGCCGGGTTTGAAAGAAAAGCATACGATATTACTCCTCTCCCTCTCGCCGATGATTCAACAATCAGCTCACCCCTTACAATTGCCAAAATGACTTCTTACCTTGAACTCGATGATGTGGACAGTGTACTTGAAATAGGATGCGGTAGTGGTTATCAGGCGGCGATTCTCAGTAAAATAGTAAGAAGGGTGTTTACGATTGACAGAATCTGCAGACTTGTTGAAGTTGCAAAAGAGAGATTTAAAAAATTAGGCCTGTATAATATTAATGTTAAGTGTGATGACGGAAGATTCGGTTGGAGGGCTTATGCTCCGTTTGACAGGATACTTCTTTCGGCGTATATAGAAGATATGGAAAAAGAACTGCTCTCACAGGTTAAAGATGACGGATTTATTCTCGCACCTGTAAAAGTAGGAAATGAGCAGGTTATTACAAGGTTTTACAAAGACGGCAGAAAAGAAATGCTTGAAGCGTGTGAATTCGTACCGGTAAAAAAAGGTGTTGTAAAATAG
- a CDS encoding DUF2905 domain-containing protein codes for MAKIFIFIGLIFILIGIILYVFKGFPLFRLPGDIVIDKGNFKFYFPITSSIIISIVLSVLFSIVSKFLK; via the coding sequence ATGGCAAAAATATTTATATTTATAGGATTGATTTTTATTTTAATAGGTATTATTTTGTATGTATTTAAAGGGTTTCCTCTATTTAGACTTCCCGGAGATATAGTAATAGACAAGGGAAATTTTAAATTTTATTTTCCGATAACGTCCTCAATAATTATAAGTATTGTTTTAAGTGTTCTTTTCAGTATCGTATCAAAGTTTTTAAAATGA
- a CDS encoding rhodanese-like domain-containing protein, translated as MLKKLIVGSLLSAGLLFAYNPLDGVKAQKAEALKIVGNNFVTVKTLKTWIKEGKVKIVDVREGPEFLAGHIKGAVLIPRGVIYGAVKKGKIKPNQRIVTVCRTGHRALLAAATLKKWYKFDNVYVLKGGMKAWIKNGGVVVNAMKLGPVKINLISK; from the coding sequence ATGTTAAAAAAATTAATTGTGGGGAGTTTATTAAGTGCGGGGTTATTATTTGCATATAATCCACTTGACGGAGTAAAAGCACAAAAGGCCGAAGCTTTAAAAATTGTTGGTAATAATTTTGTAACAGTTAAAACACTTAAAACATGGATAAAAGAAGGAAAAGTTAAGATTGTTGATGTAAGAGAAGGTCCAGAGTTTTTAGCAGGGCATATTAAAGGTGCGGTATTAATTCCAAGAGGTGTAATATATGGTGCAGTTAAAAAAGGTAAAATTAAACCAAATCAAAGAATCGTAACTGTATGTAGAACAGGGCACAGAGCACTGCTTGCAGCGGCCACTCTTAAAAAATGGTATAAATTTGATAATGTATATGTATTAAAAGGCGGAATGAAAGCATGGATTAAAAACGGTGGTGTAGTTGTTAACGCAATGAAATTAGGCCCTGTTAAAATCAATTTAATCAGCAAATAA
- a CDS encoding metal ABC transporter solute-binding protein, Zn/Mn family: MNAKQLPVKSEKLKVLLILFFLTPLFALNISVTILPQKGVVKAIGGDKVNVNVMVPPGNSPATYAPNFKQLKELKKSDIYFTIGVPFDKKYLSKIQEINPEIKILYFGNLIKTTNNPHIWLSPALLQLQAKTVLDTLIDSDPTNRAYYLNNYKSYIKTLANLEVKGFKNIHQKAFITFHPSFYYFAKDFHIKQIAIQKEGKAPSFAYLAKIIKLAKANGVKTVIISPEFPTKYAKIVADKIGAKVVVVSPLNERPEDTINQLTEVLK; the protein is encoded by the coding sequence ATGAATGCAAAACAGTTACCAGTGAAAAGTGAAAAATTAAAAGTTTTATTGATTTTATTTTTTCTGACACCGCTTTTTGCGTTGAATATAAGCGTAACGATACTACCTCAAAAAGGCGTTGTAAAAGCTATCGGAGGCGACAAGGTAAACGTTAACGTAATGGTGCCTCCAGGGAATTCCCCTGCCACATATGCACCTAATTTTAAACAGTTAAAAGAGCTGAAAAAATCGGATATTTATTTCACAATAGGTGTGCCGTTTGATAAAAAGTATCTTTCTAAAATACAAGAAATCAATCCTGAAATTAAAATCTTATATTTCGGAAACCTTATCAAAACAACCAACAACCCGCATATCTGGCTAAGCCCAGCCCTCTTACAGCTTCAGGCAAAAACGGTTCTTGACACATTGATTGATAGCGATCCGACAAACAGGGCATATTATCTAAACAATTACAAAAGCTATATTAAAACGCTTGCAAACCTTGAAGTTAAAGGATTTAAAAACATACACCAAAAAGCGTTTATTACGTTTCATCCTTCATTTTACTATTTCGCAAAAGATTTTCACATTAAACAAATCGCCATACAAAAAGAAGGAAAAGCCCCGAGTTTCGCATACCTTGCCAAAATTATCAAACTCGCAAAAGCAAACGGCGTAAAAACGGTAATAATTTCGCCTGAATTCCCTACCAAATACGCAAAAATAGTAGCCGATAAAATAGGTGCGAAAGTGGTTGTCGTATCGCCTTTAAACGAAAGACCGGAAGATACCATAAATCAACTCACAGAGGTGCTTAAATGA
- a CDS encoding AraC family transcriptional regulator — translation MIKFDKTAAYIEDIHNNTEFKPHFHQTYSFALITNGSCIVEFKNKTLNYEKNDFRIINPNEIHLVKSGIWEYKSIVLEKDFVNQITFEIASAKDLNFQNKITSNEINTLFCKMYNKNEEAVYFFFEKLISYTQEIELPDIKLKRSIQLIDENFTQKLDLQTLAESESLSKYHFLRLFKNQLGLTPHQYIIVKRLNYALELMKKENSLSIVAVSAGFSDQSHFIKEFKKVFGFTPKH, via the coding sequence ATGATTAAATTCGACAAAACTGCGGCATATATTGAGGATATTCACAACAATACGGAATTTAAACCGCATTTTCACCAGACATACTCTTTTGCGCTTATTACAAACGGATCGTGTATTGTCGAATTTAAAAACAAAACCCTTAACTATGAAAAAAACGATTTCAGGATTATAAATCCGAATGAAATACATCTTGTTAAATCCGGTATATGGGAATATAAAAGTATTGTACTGGAAAAAGATTTCGTCAATCAAATAACCTTTGAAATCGCTTCTGCAAAAGATCTAAACTTTCAAAACAAAATAACCTCAAACGAAATCAATACGCTTTTTTGCAAGATGTACAACAAAAACGAAGAAGCGGTATATTTCTTCTTTGAAAAGCTGATTTCCTACACCCAGGAGATTGAGCTTCCCGATATAAAATTAAAAAGATCTATTCAGCTGATTGATGAAAACTTTACACAAAAACTCGACCTGCAAACCCTTGCAGAATCTGAAAGTTTAAGCAAATATCATTTTTTGAGGCTTTTTAAAAACCAGCTCGGACTCACCCCTCATCAATACATAATAGTTAAACGCTTAAATTACGCACTTGAACTTATGAAAAAAGAAAACAGCCTCTCAATCGTGGCGGTAAGTGCCGGATTTAGCGATCAGAGCCATTTTATAAAAGAGTTTAAAAAAGTTTTCGGATTTACTCCCAAGCATTAA